GTCAAGATGAGAAAAGAGTTTTGTGTAAAGGTTTGTAATACTCTTTTCCATATCTTCTCCTACCTTATATCTAACAGTTACCATACTAAGACCTGGTTCAGAAGTTGAGTATATGTACTCTACCCCTTTAATCTCCCACAAAAATTTTTCCATAGGTTTTGTTACTCTTTCCTCAACCTCTTTTGCTGAAGCCCCAGGATATTGAACAAAAACATCAATCATTGGAACAACTATTTGTGGATCTTCTTCCCTTGGAGTAACAATTACAGCAAAAACACCTAATATTAATGAGGTTATAACTATCAAAGGAGTAAGTTTTGATCTTATAAAAAGTTGTGCAATTTTACCTGCAAGTCCAAATTTCATAACTTTTCCCCTAACTTCCTTTTACAATGGCACCGTCAAAAGCATTTTCAGTGCCTTCAACAATTATTCTTTCACCATTAGAAAGCCCTGATAATACTTCCACAGTATTTTTATATGTTTCACCTAGCTTAACCATCCTATAGCTTACAATTCCTTTATCGTCAACTACATACACACCAATTAAACCGCCTTTTCTTACAATAGCTGTTTCTGGTATGACAACTGCTCTTTTTGTTCCTATATTAAAATATGCCTTCCCATACATTCCACTTTTAAAATTGCCAGAACCAAGATCTACTTTTACTACAAAGGATCTAGACATCGGATCTACCGAAGGTACTATTTCAGATATCTTACCCTCAATTTCAGGCATAGAATCAATTTTTACCTTTACAGGTGAACCAACTTTTAAATCTTGAGAATATTTGGAATCGACGTTAGCGTCTAATTCAAAGCTAGAAGTATTCTCTACATTAAGTAGGGGCATACCAGGCATTGCAGTAGTACCAACATCAACCTTTTTGGAAGATACAATTCCAGAAATGGGCGACGTTACAGTATAAAAACTCCTCATAACTCTTGCTTCCTCCAAGGCTGCCTTTGCTCTTTCATAATTAGTTTGTGCTAGTTCTTTTTGTGTCGTAATTTGATCCATCTCCTGCTGGCTCAAAGCCTTCTCATCATACAGTGCCTTATATCTCATATAGGTTGCATTACTTAATGATAAATTTAGTTTTGCAGCATCCAGATTTTTTTCAGCCTGTCTTACCCTTTCAGATGCATCCTGATCGTAAATCGTCAAAAGTACTTCTCCCTCTGAAACCCTATCTCCGTCTTTAACGTTAATAGAAGTAATAGTCCCCATAACTTTGCTTGTAATAACACTTATTATTTTAGCCTTTACTGTACCTGATGCTTCTAAATACTTCGGCAAATTACTTTCATTTACCGTTTGAAGTTTTACATCCTTTATAGTTTTATTTTCAATCTTCTCTGGGTGATTTGAAGAACATCCTGAAATTAGAAAAACAGCAAATAATGATATTAAGAAAAATATGAAATAAAAACGAAATGATTTCAAACCTTTAAACATTTTATCCTCCCTTTAAAAGACTTACTTAATTCCTAATTCTGAAAGCAAAGTTCCACTTTTATAATCCAAATCAACCAAAGACATAAAATATTTATTTTCTTTATCAACCAAATTTGCCCTTATATTATCCAAATTCGTTTGAGCATCCAATAAATCAATAAAAGGTGAAAGAGCGTTTTGATATCTGTGTAAGATAATTTTTGTATCTTCTTCTGCACTAACGAGGGCACCCTTTGCAAGCTCTAAATTCTCTTTAGCTTCTTTTACCCCAAGATAAGAACTATAAACCTCTAAGGAAATTGCATCTTCTAAAGACTTTAGATTTTCCTCAACCATCTTTTGTTCAGCTTTAGCTTTTTTTATCTCGTTTTCTCTTTTTGCTCCATCAAAAATATTCCAACTTAAATATGTTAAAAACTGATAGCTACTTCCTTCAGAACCAAAAATACTGCTGTGATCATTCATCTGGTAAGTAAGTGAAAGACCTATATAAGGTAAATAACTAGAAGTGGCTAACTCAATATTCTTTTTTGCAATTTTGTTTCTTAATTCAATTGCCTTTAAATCAGCCCTACTAAGACTTGCATTTTTATAATATTCTTCCTCTTGAAGCTTAAGAGGCAAATCAAAATTTCCAGATGGAACTACATTTTCCCCAATACCCAGTACAAGACCAAGAGATCTTTGCGATATTTCAAAATTCTTCTTAGCGCTTACAAGTTTTTCCTTTGCCGCCAAAACAGAAGTTTCAGCCCTTAAAACATCTGAATAAACGCTTAAACCAACTTTATAATTAATTTTTGCAATCTTTTCATGTTCCAGAGCATCGTCAAGAGCTTTTTGAGCTACATCTAAGTATTCTTTAGCAGTTTGAACCTCTAAATAACTCTTTATAACTTTATAAACAATTTCTTCTTTTTTTCTCTGGTAATTGAGTTTTTGTGCTTGAAGTTCTTTTTTTGCCATGTCAATAGCTAACAGTGCTTTTCTTGAAAAAATTAACTGATCAACGGTAAAAGTTGTTTGATAATCGTTAATAGATGATGGATTGTTTAAAGAATTAATTTCAAAATCGTTTTGAGTAAATCTCCCTTCATTTAATTTTGCCATGAATGCGTACGTAGGATTGTTTGTCCTTAAATAGGTTTCACTAAGAGAAAGTTTTGGCAAATAACTACTTTGAGCAATCCCTAAATCTGCTTCTTTTGAAACTATAGACTCAGATAGAGACTTTAATTCATGATTATTTACTAAAGCATATTGTATAGCTTCACTTAAGTCTAAGCTCATTGGCGCTGAAAAAGAAATTTTGGGAGTTAAAAAAATAAAAAAAAGTAGAAAAAAAATAACTCTCACTTAAATCCTCCAAAAAAATAACTTAATCTTAGTAATATTTTACACTAAAAAATGAATATCATATTCAGTTTTCATTTAATATATAGATATATTCAAAAATATTTAAAGAAAAATGTCAAGTTATCAATTTGCCATAATAATTTTTTATTTTTTAAATAAAAATTACATAGGAAGCATAATTAAATTAAAGTTATAAAATATTATCATGACAATAGTTAAAAATATAATTTGAATTTGAAATAACATATGATAATTGAAGGGAGAAAAAATGGAAATTACAAACTTTCCAGCAGTAGATAGAGAAATTAAAAAATGGGGCTTAAGGTCAGAATCTCTAATTCAAATTTTACACGGTACACAGGAATCAATAGGTTATCTTCCCGAAGAAATACTAAGCTACATCGCAGAAAAATTAAATATATCTTTGTCTAAAATTTATGGCGTTGTAACATTTTATAACTTCTTCAAACTTACAAAAGATGCTGAACACGTTATTACAACATGTTTAGGAACTGCATGTTATGTTAAGGGCGGAGAGAAAATATTAAATGCTTTGTGCAATAAATTAAATATTAAACCAAATGAGATTACAAAAGACAACAAATTTACAGTAAAAACTGTAAGGTGCGTCGGCTGCTGCGGTTTTGCACCAGTAATGATTATTGACGGGAAGGATATATATGGCAAGCTTTCTGAAAATGAGGCTATTGAAATCCTCGAAAGGTACATGATCCCATAAAAAAATTAGTAAACACACAAGATAATAAAGGTGTTTAAATGAAAAAAATTGAATCGCTCGATGATTTACATAAACTAAAGGAACAATCTCAAATGTTTTTAAAAACAAGATTAAAAGAGATCAAATTCAAAATTTATTTAAACCTCTTGAAAAATGATGATGTTAGCAATTCAAGAAAAATACTTCAATCAATTTTGGATGAACTTCAAAAAAATAATTTTTTTGAAGTTCAAATTCTCGGAAGACCACCTATAAATTCCAACATAAAAGAACCTTTTATAGCTATAGAAAAAGGTGGAAAAATTTCTTATTTTACCAATGTAAACGAGGATATAGCTAGAAAAATTATTACTTCATGTATTTTTAATGAATAAATTTTAAGTGATAATAAGTTGAAAAGGAGTAATTTATGAAATTTTATAGGATTCATGCACTTGTTTGTGCTGGAACACAATGTCTTGCTGCAGGCGGCAATAGTTTTAAAAATGCTCTAGAAGATGAAATAAAAAAACATGATTTAACAAATGAAGTAATTGTTGTTGAAACTGGTTGCATGGGATCTTGTCAATTAGGACCAAGAATGGTTGTTTATCCAGAAGGAATTATGTATACAAAACTTAAACCTGAAGATGGAAAAGAAATTGTAGAAGAACATTTTATTAAAGGAGTTCCTGTTAGAAGACTTTCATGGGAACAAGAAGGAAAACAATTTTTAACTCTTGAGGAAACGCCCTTTTTTTCAAAACAAACAAGAATTGTATTAAGAAATTGTGGTTTTATAAATCCAGAAGACATAACAGAATATATTGCACAAGGAGGTTATGAATCATTAGGAAAAGCATTAACTTCTATGTCTTCAGCAGATGTAATAAAAATTATTAAAGATTCCTTGCTTCGTGGTCGAGGAGGTGCTGGATTCCCAACGGGTCTTAAGTGGGAGCTTGCAAAAAAACAAACATCAGATATCAAATATATTATATGTAACGCAGACGAAGGCGATCCGGGCGCTTATATGAACCGGTCTGTTCTTGAAGGGGATCCACATTCTGTTCTAGAAGGAATGACAATAGCAGGATATGCCGTAGGAGCACAAAAAGGATTTATCTACATCAGGGCAGAATATCCTCTTGCAGTAAAAAGGCTTCAAATTGCAATAAAACAAGCAAAAGAAATAGGCCTATTAGGAAAAAATATTCTTGGAACAAACTTTTCATTTGATATAGAGCTAAGGATAGGAGCAGGAGCATTTGTTTGCGGCGAGGAAACTGCCTTAATAAATTCTACTGAAGGCAAAAGAGGAGAACCTAGAAAGAAACCACCTTATCCTATTGAAATTGGCTTATTTGGAAGACCAACTGTTATAAATAACGTTGAAACCCTTGCTAATGTTCCAATTATTATTGAAAAGGGCGCAAACTTTTTCAAACAAATTGGCACCGAAAAGAGTCCTGGAACAAAAGCTTTTTCACTCGTAGGGAAAGTAAATATTGCAGGATTAATTGAAGTCCCTCTCGGAACATCTCTAAGAACAATAGTTTTTGACATTGGAGGGGGAATCCCAGAAGGTCACACATTTAAAGCGGCTCAAACAGGTGGTCCATCTGGGGGCGTTATTCCTGCTAATTACATAGATATTCCAATGGATTATGAAAATCTTCCTCAACTTGGAGCAATTATGGGTTCAGGAGGGTTAATTGTGATGGATGAAACAAGCTGTATGGTAGATGTAGCCAAATTTTTTTTGAAGTTTACTGTTGATGAGTCATGTGGCAAATGTGTTCCTTGTAGAGAAGGAACAAGACAAATGCTAAATATTTTAGAGAAAATAACTAGGGGAGGCGGGACCATGAAAGACCTTGATTTGCTTGAAAAGCTTGGCAACGTTATAAAATCAACTTCTCTATGTGGACTAGGTCAAACAGCCCCAAACCCAGTTTTATCAACTCTTAGACATTTTAGAGATGAATATATATCTCATGTGAAGGATAAGAAATGTCCAGCAAAAGTTTGTCCAATGAACTAAAAGCAAAATTAATATAAGGAGATTTTAAATGAGCGAATTAGTTAGTATAAAAATTGACGGAAAACCTTATCAATTCAATAATGGCATTTCAATTTTAAATGCATGTAAACTAGCTGGAATTGAAATACCAACACTTTGTTATCTTGAAGATATATCTGAAGATGGGAGTTGTAGCTTATGTTTAGTTGAAATTAAAGGAATTAAAACTCTTCAAAGAGCCTGTTTAACAAAAATTACCGAAGGAATGGAAATTAAAACAAATTCAGAACTTATCTACGAAGCAAGAAAAACAAACCTTGAACTTTTACTCGCCCACCATCCGCTAGATTGTATGACTTGTGATAAAGATTCAGATTGCATTCTTCAGGATCTTGCTTATCAATTTGGTATAAAAATAAGTCAATTTCTTGATAAAAATGAGGCCTTTTACACTCCGAAAGAAACTGCCTGGGACACAAATTCATTTATTCAGTTTGACCCACAAAAGTGCGTGCTTTGTAGACGATGTATAGGCGCATGTGAAAACCAGTCATTAATTGAAGCAATTGGAATAGCTATGAGGGGTTACAGATCAACAATATCAACACCATTCAACATCCCATTAGAACAAACAAATTGTCAATTTTGTGCAGAATGTGTTCAAGCATGTCCAACTGGAGCACTTATTGAAAAAACACGTATCGGAAAGGGAAAAATATTTAATCTTGAAAAAACAGACACAGTGTGTGCTTATTGTGGTGTTGGATGTAATATCTCTCTTTACACAGACAAAAAAAACAAAATTATAATGGCAAGGGCTGTAGAGAACAAAGAACCTAACAAAGGAAGACTTTGTGTAAAAGGGAGATATGGTTTTGAATATACAAACTCATCTGAAAGAATATTACAACCTTTAATAAAGGTTAACGGTAATTTTAGAGAGGTGATATGGGAAGAAGCTTTAGATTATACTACAAATAAATTGCTTGAAATTAAAGAAAAATATGGTCCTGATGCAATTGGTGTTCTTGGTTCAGCTCGTTGTACCAACGAAGATAATTACTTAATTCAAAAATTTGCTCGTGCTGTTATCGGTACAAACAACATAGATCATTGTGCAAGGTTGTGTCATTCTTCTACTGTTGTGGGATTAGGTAAAGCACTTGGTACAGGAGCTGCAACAAATCCTATATCTGATATTATGAATTCAAACGTAATGTTTGTTATAGGTTCTAACACAACAGAATCACACCCCGTTATTGCTCAATTTATAAAAGAAAACAAGAAAAAAAGAGGAGCAAAGCTCATTGTTTGCGACCCAAGAAGTACTGATATTGCTAGGTATGCTGATATTTTCATACAACATTATCCTGGAACAGATGTGCTGCTTCTCAATGCAATGGCAAAAATCATTATAGAAAAAGACCTCATTAACAAAGATTTTATTGACAAATACACTGAAGGTTTTCAAGAACTTTTAAAAACATTAGAAAATTGTAACCTCGATGATGCTTCAAAAATTACAGGAGTAAGCAAAAGTTTAATTGAAGATGCAGCAATTAATTATGCCAAAGGCCCAAACTCAATAATTTTCTATACGATGGGAATAACCCAACATCACGTAGGTGTCAGCAACGTTCTTTCGATTGCAAATCTTGCCCTCATTACTGGTCACATAGGTAAACCTGGTAACGGCATTAACCCTTTGAGAGGCCAGGCAAATGTACAAGGAGCATGTGATGTTGGTGTTTTGCCTGATGTTTATACTGGATATCAAAAGGTAACTGATGAAAGCGTTAGAAGAAAATTTGAGGAACATTGGAAAGTTAAACTACCTAAAAATATAGGTTTTGCTGTTTCTCAATTTTCAGATCTAATATTTAAAGGAAAGATAAAAGCTTTATATATAATGGGAGAAAATCCTCTTGTCACTGAACCTGATGTCAAGCACGCAAAAGAGAGCTTTGAAAAGCTTGAATTTCTAGCTGTACAGGATATTTTTCTATCCGAAACTGCACAAATGGCAGATGTA
Above is a genomic segment from Thermodesulfobium narugense DSM 14796 containing:
- a CDS encoding efflux RND transporter periplasmic adaptor subunit, giving the protein MFKGLKSFRFYFIFFLISLFAVFLISGCSSNHPEKIENKTIKDVKLQTVNESNLPKYLEASGTVKAKIISVITSKVMGTITSINVKDGDRVSEGEVLLTIYDQDASERVRQAEKNLDAAKLNLSLSNATYMRYKALYDEKALSQQEMDQITTQKELAQTNYERAKAALEEARVMRSFYTVTSPISGIVSSKKVDVGTTAMPGMPLLNVENTSSFELDANVDSKYSQDLKVGSPVKVKIDSMPEIEGKISEIVPSVDPMSRSFVVKVDLGSGNFKSGMYGKAYFNIGTKRAVVIPETAIVRKGGLIGVYVVDDKGIVSYRMVKLGETYKNTVEVLSGLSNGERIIVEGTENAFDGAIVKGS
- a CDS encoding TolC family protein; protein product: MRVIFFLLFFIFLTPKISFSAPMSLDLSEAIQYALVNNHELKSLSESIVSKEADLGIAQSSYLPKLSLSETYLRTNNPTYAFMAKLNEGRFTQNDFEINSLNNPSSINDYQTTFTVDQLIFSRKALLAIDMAKKELQAQKLNYQRKKEEIVYKVIKSYLEVQTAKEYLDVAQKALDDALEHEKIAKINYKVGLSVYSDVLRAETSVLAAKEKLVSAKKNFEISQRSLGLVLGIGENVVPSGNFDLPLKLQEEEYYKNASLSRADLKAIELRNKIAKKNIELATSSYLPYIGLSLTYQMNDHSSIFGSEGSSYQFLTYLSWNIFDGAKRENEIKKAKAEQKMVEENLKSLEDAISLEVYSSYLGVKEAKENLELAKGALVSAEEDTKIILHRYQNALSPFIDLLDAQTNLDNIRANLVDKENKYFMSLVDLDYKSGTLLSELGIK
- a CDS encoding NADH-quinone oxidoreductase subunit NuoE family protein — encoded protein: MEITNFPAVDREIKKWGLRSESLIQILHGTQESIGYLPEEILSYIAEKLNISLSKIYGVVTFYNFFKLTKDAEHVITTCLGTACYVKGGEKILNALCNKLNIKPNEITKDNKFTVKTVRCVGCCGFAPVMIIDGKDIYGKLSENEAIEILERYMIP
- a CDS encoding NuoF family protein; the encoded protein is MKFYRIHALVCAGTQCLAAGGNSFKNALEDEIKKHDLTNEVIVVETGCMGSCQLGPRMVVYPEGIMYTKLKPEDGKEIVEEHFIKGVPVRRLSWEQEGKQFLTLEETPFFSKQTRIVLRNCGFINPEDITEYIAQGGYESLGKALTSMSSADVIKIIKDSLLRGRGGAGFPTGLKWELAKKQTSDIKYIICNADEGDPGAYMNRSVLEGDPHSVLEGMTIAGYAVGAQKGFIYIRAEYPLAVKRLQIAIKQAKEIGLLGKNILGTNFSFDIELRIGAGAFVCGEETALINSTEGKRGEPRKKPPYPIEIGLFGRPTVINNVETLANVPIIIEKGANFFKQIGTEKSPGTKAFSLVGKVNIAGLIEVPLGTSLRTIVFDIGGGIPEGHTFKAAQTGGPSGGVIPANYIDIPMDYENLPQLGAIMGSGGLIVMDETSCMVDVAKFFLKFTVDESCGKCVPCREGTRQMLNILEKITRGGGTMKDLDLLEKLGNVIKSTSLCGLGQTAPNPVLSTLRHFRDEYISHVKDKKCPAKVCPMN
- the fdhF gene encoding formate dehydrogenase subunit alpha, with translation MSELVSIKIDGKPYQFNNGISILNACKLAGIEIPTLCYLEDISEDGSCSLCLVEIKGIKTLQRACLTKITEGMEIKTNSELIYEARKTNLELLLAHHPLDCMTCDKDSDCILQDLAYQFGIKISQFLDKNEAFYTPKETAWDTNSFIQFDPQKCVLCRRCIGACENQSLIEAIGIAMRGYRSTISTPFNIPLEQTNCQFCAECVQACPTGALIEKTRIGKGKIFNLEKTDTVCAYCGVGCNISLYTDKKNKIIMARAVENKEPNKGRLCVKGRYGFEYTNSSERILQPLIKVNGNFREVIWEEALDYTTNKLLEIKEKYGPDAIGVLGSARCTNEDNYLIQKFARAVIGTNNIDHCARLCHSSTVVGLGKALGTGAATNPISDIMNSNVMFVIGSNTTESHPVIAQFIKENKKKRGAKLIVCDPRSTDIARYADIFIQHYPGTDVLLLNAMAKIIIEKDLINKDFIDKYTEGFQELLKTLENCNLDDASKITGVSKSLIEDAAINYAKGPNSIIFYTMGITQHHVGVSNVLSIANLALITGHIGKPGNGINPLRGQANVQGACDVGVLPDVYTGYQKVTDESVRRKFEEHWKVKLPKNIGFAVSQFSDLIFKGKIKALYIMGENPLVTEPDVKHAKESFEKLEFLAVQDIFLSETAQMADVVFPAKAAYEKFGTFTNTERRVQLIKPAKNPSSSVKDDWKIICEIAKRAGYPMDYKGEEEIWEEIRNVTPSLKGISYKRLEENSIQWPCPEEEHPGTQILHLNGNFKRPNKKALISSVTFQPPSEIPDMNFPYILTTGRILYHYHSRNETRRVKVLEEFVPENFVEINPEDAKEIGVKEKDLVKIKTRRGEIVVRAKISAKPKKGVIFLSFHFSETNANILTINALDPEAKIPEYKACACAVEKFMPTLTS